The following are encoded together in the Equus quagga isolate Etosha38 chromosome 15, UCLA_HA_Equagga_1.0, whole genome shotgun sequence genome:
- the CCHCR1 gene encoding coiled-coil alpha-helical rod protein 1 isoform X1 has protein sequence MFRPSGSTGLIPPSHFQARPLPAVPRMAPTWISDIPLVQPLAHQDVLERRPDNQRPQVIMWERGVSGNGQEPRQRGRSLEGSQALSQQAELISRQLQELWRLEEEVRALRETSLQQKMRLEAQAMELEAVARAEKAGRAEAEGLRAALAGAEVVRKNLEEGRQRELEEVQRLHQEQLSSLTQAHQEALSSLTHKAEGLEKSLNSLETKRAGEAKELAVAQREAELLRKQLSKTQEDLEAQVNLVENLRRYVGEQVAPEVQSRTWESERQELLETVQHLQEDRDGLHTTAELLQVRVQSLMHILSMQEEELARKVQPSDSLEPEFTRKCQSLLKGWREKVFALMVQLKAQELEHRGCKEHLKGQVAELQERAAAQSQEQAILQRSLQDKAAEVEVERMGAKALQVELSRVQEAQRRRQQQTAMAEEQLKLVANAVSSFQTWLQCTMAKVEQAAARLPSLSNRVSYAVRKVHTIQGLMARKLALAQLRQESCPPPPPAIDVSLELEQLREERNRLDAELQLSAHIIQQEVGRAREQGEAERQKLNEVAQQLEQELQQTQESLASVGLQLEAARQGQQESTEEAASLRQELTQQQEIYGQALQEKVAEVETRLREQLLETERRLNEARREHAKAVVSLRQIQRKAVREKERNQELRRLQDEARKEEGLRLTQRLQELERDKNLMLQRLLAVLPSLMEKGKSVESSPRPPESSAPAPPAAAFSTRQATKGNGLGRRRQVGGLQEPLLQTLEDMSLVLCDPWRPPASCIHAHVGPENPLPQRRFLCTVTKTAFSCPALIRWGLLS, from the exons ATGTTTCGACCTTCAG GTTCCACTGGGCTGATTCCCCCATCCCACTTCCAAGCTCGACCCCTTCCAGCTGTGCCAAGAATGGCTCCCACCTGGATCTCAGACATTCCCCTGGTCCAACCCCTGGCCCATCAAGATGTCTTAGAGAGGCGGCCAGACAACCAGAGACCTCAAGTGATCATGTGGGAACGAGGTGTTTCTGGCAATGGTCAGGAGCCAAGGCAGAGAGGCAG GTCCCTGGAGGGGTCACAGGCCCTGAGCCAGCAGGCTGAGCTGATCTCTCGGCAGCTGCAAGAGCTGTGGCGGCTTGAGGAGGAGGTCCGGGCCCTGCGGGAGACCTCACTGCAGcagaagatgaggctggaggcCCAGGCCATGGAGCTGGAGGCTGTGGCACGGGCAGAGAAGGCTGGCCGAGCTGAGGCTGAGGGCCTGCGTGCTGCCTTGGCCGGGGCCGAGGTTGTCCGGAAGAACCTGGAAGAGGGGAGGCAGCGGGAGCTGGAGGAGGTTCAGAGGCTGCACCAAGAGCAG cTCTCCTCCTTGACGCAGGCTCACCAGGAGGCTCTTTCCAGTTTGACTCACAAAGCTGAGGGCTTGGAGAAGTCTCTGAATAGTCTGGAAACCAAGAGGGCCGGGGAAGCCAAGGAGCTGGCTGTGGCCCAGAGGGAGGCCGAGCTGCTGCGGAAGCAGCTGAG CAAGACCCAAGAAGACTTGGAGGCTCAGGTGAACTTGGTTGAGAATCTAAGGAGATATGTTGGGGAACAAGTCGCTCCCGAGGTCCAGAGCCGGACATGGGAATCAGAGCGACAGGAGCTTCTAGAAACTGTGCAG CACTTGCAGGAGGACCGAGATGGCCTGCACACTACAGCAGAGCTGCTGCAGGTGCGTGTGCAGAGCCTCATGCACATCCTCTCCatgcaggaggaggagctggccagGAAG GTTCAGCCTTCAGATTCCCTGGAGCCTGAGTTCACCAGGAAGTGCCAGTCCCTGCTGAAGGGCTGGCGGGAGAAGGTGTTTGCCCTCATGGTGCAGCTGAAGGCCCAGgagctggagcacagaggatgcAAGGAGCATCTGAAGGGACAG gTTGCAGAGCTCCAGGAAAGAGCTGCAGCCCAGAGCCAGGAGCAGGCCATCCTGCAGCGCTCCCTGCAGGACAAAGCcgcagaggtggaggtggagcGGATGGGCGCCAAG GCCCTGCAGGTGGAGCTGAGCCGGGTTCAGGAGGCCCAGCGCCGGCGGCAGCAGCAGACGGCCATGGCCGAGGAGCAGCTGAAGCTTGTAGCCAATGCTGTCAGCAG CTTTCAGACCTGGCTCCAGTGCACCATGGCCAAGGTGGAGCAGGCTGCAGCCCGGCTGCCCAGCCTCAGCAACCGAGTCAGCTATGCCGTCCGCAAGGTCCACACCATTCAGG GCCTGATGGCTCGAAAACTGGCCCTTGCTCAGCTGCGCCAGGAGAG ctgccctccacccccaccgGCTATAGATGTGAGCCTGGAGTTAGAGCAGTTGCGGGAAGAACGGAACCGCCTGGATGCAGAACTGCAGCTGAGTGCCCACATCATCCAGCAGGAGGTGGGCCGGGCCCGGGAGCAAG GGGAGGCAGAGCGGCAGAAGCTGAACGAGGTCGcccagcagctggagcaggagcTGCAGCAGACCCAGGAGTCCCTGGCCAGTGTGGGGCTGCAGCTGGAAGCGGCTCGCCAGGGCCAgcaggagagcacagaggaggccGCCAGTCTCCGGCAGGAGCTGACCCAGCAACAGGAGATCTATGGGCAAG CTCTGCAAGAGAAGGTGGCTGAAGTGGAAACTCGCCTGCGGGAACAGctcttagaaacagaaaggagactGAACGAGGCTCGGCGGGAGCATGCCAAGGCCG TGGTCTCCCTGCGTCAAATCCAGCGCAAAGCCGTCAGGGAAAAGGAGCGGAACCAGGAGCTCAGGCGCCTGCAGGATGaggccaggaaggaggaggggctgcGGCTGACACAGCGCCTGCAGGAGCTGGAGAGGGACAAGAACCTCATGCTG CAGCGACTCTTGGCAGTTCTTCCTTCCCTAATGGAGAAGGGGAAGTCTGTGGagtccagccccaggcccccagagTCTTCAGCACCTGCCCCTCCAGCAGCGGCATTCTCCACCAGGCAGGCCACGAAAGGTAATGGTCTAGGTAGGAGGAGACAAGTGGGGGGACTTCAGGAACCTCTCCTCCAGACACTTGAGGACATGAGCCTTGTTCTCTGTGACCCTTGGAGACCCCCAGCCTCTTGTATCCACGCCCACGTTGGACCAGAGAACCCTCTGCCTCAGAGAAGGTTCCTCTGCACGGTAACCAAGACAGCCTTCTCTTGTCCGGCTCTTATCCGTTGGGGTCTTCTTTCCTAG
- the CCHCR1 gene encoding coiled-coil alpha-helical rod protein 1 isoform X4 encodes MAWWGLDGLPQGLAEPWRELWRLGSQPLHSIPPFSPPTRNGRDYRNLRRGNIDGWTLNLETSNNVEMFRPSGSTGLIPPSHFQARPLPAVPRMAPTWISDIPLVQPLAHQDVLERRPDNQRPQVIMWERGVSGNGQEPRQRGRSLEGSQALSQQAELISRQLQELWRLEEEVRALRETSLQQKMRLEAQAMELEAVARAEKAGRAEAEGLRAALAGAEVVRKNLEEGRQRELEEVQRLHQEQLSSLTQAHQEALSSLTHKAEGLEKSLNSLETKRAGEAKELAVAQREAELLRKQLSKTQEDLEAQVNLVENLRRYVGEQVAPEVQSRTWESERQELLETVQHLQEDRDGLHTTAELLQVRVQSLMHILSMQEEELARKVQPSDSLEPEFTRKCQSLLKGWREKVFALMVQLKAQELEHRGCKEHLKGQVAELQERAAAQSQEQAILQRSLQDKAAEVEVERMGAKALQVELSRVQEAQRRRQQQTAMAEEQLKLVANAVSSFQTWLQCTMAKVEQAAARLPSLSNRVSYAVRKVHTIQGLMARKLALAQLRQESCPPPPPAIDVSLELEQLREERNRLDAELQLSAHIIQQEVGRAREQGEAERQKLNEVAQQLEQELQQTQESLASVGLQLEAARQGQQESTEEAASLRQELTQQQEIYGQALQEKVAEVETRLREQLLETERRLNEARREHAKAVVSLRQIQRKAVREKERNQELRRLQDEARKEEGLRLTQRLQELERDKNLMLATLQQEGLLSRYKQQRLLAVLPSLMEKGKSVESSPRPPESSAPAPPAAAFSTRQATKGNGLGRRRQVGGLQEPLLQTLEDMSLVLCDPWRPPASCIHAHVGPENPLPQRRFLCTVTKTAFSCPALIRWGLLS; translated from the exons ATGGCTTGGTGGGGTCTGGATGGGCTTCCCCAAGGCCTTGCTGAGCCATGGAGAGAACTGTGGAGATTGGGCTCACAACCCCTGCACAGCATACCTCCTTTCTCACCTCCGACCAGGAACGGCAGAGACTATAGAAACTTGAGGAGG GGGAACATAGATGGCTGGACACTGAATCTAGAGACTTCAAATAATGTGGAAATGTTTCGACCTTCAG GTTCCACTGGGCTGATTCCCCCATCCCACTTCCAAGCTCGACCCCTTCCAGCTGTGCCAAGAATGGCTCCCACCTGGATCTCAGACATTCCCCTGGTCCAACCCCTGGCCCATCAAGATGTCTTAGAGAGGCGGCCAGACAACCAGAGACCTCAAGTGATCATGTGGGAACGAGGTGTTTCTGGCAATGGTCAGGAGCCAAGGCAGAGAGGCAG GTCCCTGGAGGGGTCACAGGCCCTGAGCCAGCAGGCTGAGCTGATCTCTCGGCAGCTGCAAGAGCTGTGGCGGCTTGAGGAGGAGGTCCGGGCCCTGCGGGAGACCTCACTGCAGcagaagatgaggctggaggcCCAGGCCATGGAGCTGGAGGCTGTGGCACGGGCAGAGAAGGCTGGCCGAGCTGAGGCTGAGGGCCTGCGTGCTGCCTTGGCCGGGGCCGAGGTTGTCCGGAAGAACCTGGAAGAGGGGAGGCAGCGGGAGCTGGAGGAGGTTCAGAGGCTGCACCAAGAGCAG cTCTCCTCCTTGACGCAGGCTCACCAGGAGGCTCTTTCCAGTTTGACTCACAAAGCTGAGGGCTTGGAGAAGTCTCTGAATAGTCTGGAAACCAAGAGGGCCGGGGAAGCCAAGGAGCTGGCTGTGGCCCAGAGGGAGGCCGAGCTGCTGCGGAAGCAGCTGAG CAAGACCCAAGAAGACTTGGAGGCTCAGGTGAACTTGGTTGAGAATCTAAGGAGATATGTTGGGGAACAAGTCGCTCCCGAGGTCCAGAGCCGGACATGGGAATCAGAGCGACAGGAGCTTCTAGAAACTGTGCAG CACTTGCAGGAGGACCGAGATGGCCTGCACACTACAGCAGAGCTGCTGCAGGTGCGTGTGCAGAGCCTCATGCACATCCTCTCCatgcaggaggaggagctggccagGAAG GTTCAGCCTTCAGATTCCCTGGAGCCTGAGTTCACCAGGAAGTGCCAGTCCCTGCTGAAGGGCTGGCGGGAGAAGGTGTTTGCCCTCATGGTGCAGCTGAAGGCCCAGgagctggagcacagaggatgcAAGGAGCATCTGAAGGGACAG gTTGCAGAGCTCCAGGAAAGAGCTGCAGCCCAGAGCCAGGAGCAGGCCATCCTGCAGCGCTCCCTGCAGGACAAAGCcgcagaggtggaggtggagcGGATGGGCGCCAAG GCCCTGCAGGTGGAGCTGAGCCGGGTTCAGGAGGCCCAGCGCCGGCGGCAGCAGCAGACGGCCATGGCCGAGGAGCAGCTGAAGCTTGTAGCCAATGCTGTCAGCAG CTTTCAGACCTGGCTCCAGTGCACCATGGCCAAGGTGGAGCAGGCTGCAGCCCGGCTGCCCAGCCTCAGCAACCGAGTCAGCTATGCCGTCCGCAAGGTCCACACCATTCAGG GCCTGATGGCTCGAAAACTGGCCCTTGCTCAGCTGCGCCAGGAGAG ctgccctccacccccaccgGCTATAGATGTGAGCCTGGAGTTAGAGCAGTTGCGGGAAGAACGGAACCGCCTGGATGCAGAACTGCAGCTGAGTGCCCACATCATCCAGCAGGAGGTGGGCCGGGCCCGGGAGCAAG GGGAGGCAGAGCGGCAGAAGCTGAACGAGGTCGcccagcagctggagcaggagcTGCAGCAGACCCAGGAGTCCCTGGCCAGTGTGGGGCTGCAGCTGGAAGCGGCTCGCCAGGGCCAgcaggagagcacagaggaggccGCCAGTCTCCGGCAGGAGCTGACCCAGCAACAGGAGATCTATGGGCAAG CTCTGCAAGAGAAGGTGGCTGAAGTGGAAACTCGCCTGCGGGAACAGctcttagaaacagaaaggagactGAACGAGGCTCGGCGGGAGCATGCCAAGGCCG TGGTCTCCCTGCGTCAAATCCAGCGCAAAGCCGTCAGGGAAAAGGAGCGGAACCAGGAGCTCAGGCGCCTGCAGGATGaggccaggaaggaggaggggctgcGGCTGACACAGCGCCTGCAGGAGCTGGAGAGGGACAAGAACCTCATGCTG GCCACCTTGCAGCAGGAGGGTCTCCTCTCCCGTTACAAGCAGCAGCGACTCTTGGCAGTTCTTCCTTCCCTAATGGAGAAGGGGAAGTCTGTGGagtccagccccaggcccccagagTCTTCAGCACCTGCCCCTCCAGCAGCGGCATTCTCCACCAGGCAGGCCACGAAAGGTAATGGTCTAGGTAGGAGGAGACAAGTGGGGGGACTTCAGGAACCTCTCCTCCAGACACTTGAGGACATGAGCCTTGTTCTCTGTGACCCTTGGAGACCCCCAGCCTCTTGTATCCACGCCCACGTTGGACCAGAGAACCCTCTGCCTCAGAGAAGGTTCCTCTGCACGGTAACCAAGACAGCCTTCTCTTGTCCGGCTCTTATCCGTTGGGGTCTTCTTTCCTAG
- the CCHCR1 gene encoding coiled-coil alpha-helical rod protein 1 isoform X3, whose amino-acid sequence MFRPSGSTGLIPPSHFQARPLPAVPRMAPTWISDIPLVQPLAHQDVLERRPDNQRPQVIMWERGVSGNGQEPRQRGRSLEGSQALSQQAELISRQLQELWRLEEEVRALRETSLQQKMRLEAQAMELEAVARAEKAGRAEAEGLRAALAGAEVVRKNLEEGRQRELEEVQRLHQEQLSSLTQAHQEALSSLTHKAEGLEKSLNSLETKRAGEAKELAVAQREAELLRKQLSKTQEDLEAQVNLVENLRRYVGEQVAPEVQSRTWESERQELLETVQHLQEDRDGLHTTAELLQVRVQSLMHILSMQEEELARKVQPSDSLEPEFTRKCQSLLKGWREKVFALMVQLKAQELEHRGCKEHLKGQVAELQERAAAQSQEQAILQRSLQDKAAEVEVERMGAKALQVELSRVQEAQRRRQQQTAMAEEQLKLVANAVSSFQTWLQCTMAKVEQAAARLPSLSNRVSYAVRKVHTIQGLMARKLALAQLRQESCPPPPPAIDVSLELEQLREERNRLDAELQLSAHIIQQEVGRAREQGEAERQKLNEVAQQLEQELQQTQESLASVGLQLEAARQGQQESTEEAASLRQELTQQQEIYGQALQEKVAEVETRLREQLLETERRLNEARREHAKAVVSLRQIQRKAVREKERNQELRRLQDEARKEEGLRLTQRLQELERDKNLMLATLQQEGLLSRYKQQRLLAVLPSLMEKGKSVESSPRPPESSAPAPPAAAFSTRQATKGNGLGRRRQVGGLQEPLLQTLEDMSLVLCDPWRPPASCIHAHVGPENPLPQRRFLCTVTKTAFSCPALIRWGLLS is encoded by the exons ATGTTTCGACCTTCAG GTTCCACTGGGCTGATTCCCCCATCCCACTTCCAAGCTCGACCCCTTCCAGCTGTGCCAAGAATGGCTCCCACCTGGATCTCAGACATTCCCCTGGTCCAACCCCTGGCCCATCAAGATGTCTTAGAGAGGCGGCCAGACAACCAGAGACCTCAAGTGATCATGTGGGAACGAGGTGTTTCTGGCAATGGTCAGGAGCCAAGGCAGAGAGGCAG GTCCCTGGAGGGGTCACAGGCCCTGAGCCAGCAGGCTGAGCTGATCTCTCGGCAGCTGCAAGAGCTGTGGCGGCTTGAGGAGGAGGTCCGGGCCCTGCGGGAGACCTCACTGCAGcagaagatgaggctggaggcCCAGGCCATGGAGCTGGAGGCTGTGGCACGGGCAGAGAAGGCTGGCCGAGCTGAGGCTGAGGGCCTGCGTGCTGCCTTGGCCGGGGCCGAGGTTGTCCGGAAGAACCTGGAAGAGGGGAGGCAGCGGGAGCTGGAGGAGGTTCAGAGGCTGCACCAAGAGCAG cTCTCCTCCTTGACGCAGGCTCACCAGGAGGCTCTTTCCAGTTTGACTCACAAAGCTGAGGGCTTGGAGAAGTCTCTGAATAGTCTGGAAACCAAGAGGGCCGGGGAAGCCAAGGAGCTGGCTGTGGCCCAGAGGGAGGCCGAGCTGCTGCGGAAGCAGCTGAG CAAGACCCAAGAAGACTTGGAGGCTCAGGTGAACTTGGTTGAGAATCTAAGGAGATATGTTGGGGAACAAGTCGCTCCCGAGGTCCAGAGCCGGACATGGGAATCAGAGCGACAGGAGCTTCTAGAAACTGTGCAG CACTTGCAGGAGGACCGAGATGGCCTGCACACTACAGCAGAGCTGCTGCAGGTGCGTGTGCAGAGCCTCATGCACATCCTCTCCatgcaggaggaggagctggccagGAAG GTTCAGCCTTCAGATTCCCTGGAGCCTGAGTTCACCAGGAAGTGCCAGTCCCTGCTGAAGGGCTGGCGGGAGAAGGTGTTTGCCCTCATGGTGCAGCTGAAGGCCCAGgagctggagcacagaggatgcAAGGAGCATCTGAAGGGACAG gTTGCAGAGCTCCAGGAAAGAGCTGCAGCCCAGAGCCAGGAGCAGGCCATCCTGCAGCGCTCCCTGCAGGACAAAGCcgcagaggtggaggtggagcGGATGGGCGCCAAG GCCCTGCAGGTGGAGCTGAGCCGGGTTCAGGAGGCCCAGCGCCGGCGGCAGCAGCAGACGGCCATGGCCGAGGAGCAGCTGAAGCTTGTAGCCAATGCTGTCAGCAG CTTTCAGACCTGGCTCCAGTGCACCATGGCCAAGGTGGAGCAGGCTGCAGCCCGGCTGCCCAGCCTCAGCAACCGAGTCAGCTATGCCGTCCGCAAGGTCCACACCATTCAGG GCCTGATGGCTCGAAAACTGGCCCTTGCTCAGCTGCGCCAGGAGAG ctgccctccacccccaccgGCTATAGATGTGAGCCTGGAGTTAGAGCAGTTGCGGGAAGAACGGAACCGCCTGGATGCAGAACTGCAGCTGAGTGCCCACATCATCCAGCAGGAGGTGGGCCGGGCCCGGGAGCAAG GGGAGGCAGAGCGGCAGAAGCTGAACGAGGTCGcccagcagctggagcaggagcTGCAGCAGACCCAGGAGTCCCTGGCCAGTGTGGGGCTGCAGCTGGAAGCGGCTCGCCAGGGCCAgcaggagagcacagaggaggccGCCAGTCTCCGGCAGGAGCTGACCCAGCAACAGGAGATCTATGGGCAAG CTCTGCAAGAGAAGGTGGCTGAAGTGGAAACTCGCCTGCGGGAACAGctcttagaaacagaaaggagactGAACGAGGCTCGGCGGGAGCATGCCAAGGCCG TGGTCTCCCTGCGTCAAATCCAGCGCAAAGCCGTCAGGGAAAAGGAGCGGAACCAGGAGCTCAGGCGCCTGCAGGATGaggccaggaaggaggaggggctgcGGCTGACACAGCGCCTGCAGGAGCTGGAGAGGGACAAGAACCTCATGCTG GCCACCTTGCAGCAGGAGGGTCTCCTCTCCCGTTACAAGCAGCAGCGACTCTTGGCAGTTCTTCCTTCCCTAATGGAGAAGGGGAAGTCTGTGGagtccagccccaggcccccagagTCTTCAGCACCTGCCCCTCCAGCAGCGGCATTCTCCACCAGGCAGGCCACGAAAGGTAATGGTCTAGGTAGGAGGAGACAAGTGGGGGGACTTCAGGAACCTCTCCTCCAGACACTTGAGGACATGAGCCTTGTTCTCTGTGACCCTTGGAGACCCCCAGCCTCTTGTATCCACGCCCACGTTGGACCAGAGAACCCTCTGCCTCAGAGAAGGTTCCTCTGCACGGTAACCAAGACAGCCTTCTCTTGTCCGGCTCTTATCCGTTGGGGTCTTCTTTCCTAG
- the CCHCR1 gene encoding coiled-coil alpha-helical rod protein 1 isoform X5: MFRPSGSTGLIPPSHFQARPLPAVPRMAPTWISDIPLVQPLAHQDVLERRPDNQRPQVIMWERGVSGNGQEPRQRGRSLEGSQALSQQAELISRQLQELWRLEEEVRALRETSLQQKMRLEAQAMELEAVARAEKAGRAEAEGLRAALAGAEVVRKNLEEGRQRELEEVQRLHQEQLSSLTQAHQEALSSLTHKAEGLEKSLNSLETKRAGEAKELAVAQREAELLRKQLSKTQEDLEAQVNLVENLRRYVGEQVAPEVQSRTWESERQELLETVQHLQEDRDGLHTTAELLQVRVQSLMHILSMQEEELARKVQPSDSLEPEFTRKCQSLLKGWREKVFALMVQLKAQELEHRGCKEHLKGQVAELQERAAAQSQEQAILQRSLQDKAAEVEVERMGAKALQVELSRVQEAQRRRQQQTAMAEEQLKLVANAVSSFQTWLQCTMAKVEQAAARLPSLSNRVSYAVRKVHTIQGLMARKLALAQLRQESCPPPPPAIDVSLELEQLREERNRLDAELQLSAHIIQQEVGRAREQGEAERQKLNEVAQQLEQELQQTQESLASVGLQLEAARQGQQESTEEAASLRQELTQQQEIYGQALQEKVAEVETRLREQLLETERRLNEARREHAKAVVSLRQIQRKAVREKERNQELRRLQDEARKEEGLRLTQRLQELERDKNLMLATLQQEGLLSRYKQQRLLAVLPSLMEKGKSVESSPRPPESSAPAPPAAAFSTRQATKGSLCVLLDDLQGLSETICKEQAIPQGDNQNSPASVCS; encoded by the exons ATGTTTCGACCTTCAG GTTCCACTGGGCTGATTCCCCCATCCCACTTCCAAGCTCGACCCCTTCCAGCTGTGCCAAGAATGGCTCCCACCTGGATCTCAGACATTCCCCTGGTCCAACCCCTGGCCCATCAAGATGTCTTAGAGAGGCGGCCAGACAACCAGAGACCTCAAGTGATCATGTGGGAACGAGGTGTTTCTGGCAATGGTCAGGAGCCAAGGCAGAGAGGCAG GTCCCTGGAGGGGTCACAGGCCCTGAGCCAGCAGGCTGAGCTGATCTCTCGGCAGCTGCAAGAGCTGTGGCGGCTTGAGGAGGAGGTCCGGGCCCTGCGGGAGACCTCACTGCAGcagaagatgaggctggaggcCCAGGCCATGGAGCTGGAGGCTGTGGCACGGGCAGAGAAGGCTGGCCGAGCTGAGGCTGAGGGCCTGCGTGCTGCCTTGGCCGGGGCCGAGGTTGTCCGGAAGAACCTGGAAGAGGGGAGGCAGCGGGAGCTGGAGGAGGTTCAGAGGCTGCACCAAGAGCAG cTCTCCTCCTTGACGCAGGCTCACCAGGAGGCTCTTTCCAGTTTGACTCACAAAGCTGAGGGCTTGGAGAAGTCTCTGAATAGTCTGGAAACCAAGAGGGCCGGGGAAGCCAAGGAGCTGGCTGTGGCCCAGAGGGAGGCCGAGCTGCTGCGGAAGCAGCTGAG CAAGACCCAAGAAGACTTGGAGGCTCAGGTGAACTTGGTTGAGAATCTAAGGAGATATGTTGGGGAACAAGTCGCTCCCGAGGTCCAGAGCCGGACATGGGAATCAGAGCGACAGGAGCTTCTAGAAACTGTGCAG CACTTGCAGGAGGACCGAGATGGCCTGCACACTACAGCAGAGCTGCTGCAGGTGCGTGTGCAGAGCCTCATGCACATCCTCTCCatgcaggaggaggagctggccagGAAG GTTCAGCCTTCAGATTCCCTGGAGCCTGAGTTCACCAGGAAGTGCCAGTCCCTGCTGAAGGGCTGGCGGGAGAAGGTGTTTGCCCTCATGGTGCAGCTGAAGGCCCAGgagctggagcacagaggatgcAAGGAGCATCTGAAGGGACAG gTTGCAGAGCTCCAGGAAAGAGCTGCAGCCCAGAGCCAGGAGCAGGCCATCCTGCAGCGCTCCCTGCAGGACAAAGCcgcagaggtggaggtggagcGGATGGGCGCCAAG GCCCTGCAGGTGGAGCTGAGCCGGGTTCAGGAGGCCCAGCGCCGGCGGCAGCAGCAGACGGCCATGGCCGAGGAGCAGCTGAAGCTTGTAGCCAATGCTGTCAGCAG CTTTCAGACCTGGCTCCAGTGCACCATGGCCAAGGTGGAGCAGGCTGCAGCCCGGCTGCCCAGCCTCAGCAACCGAGTCAGCTATGCCGTCCGCAAGGTCCACACCATTCAGG GCCTGATGGCTCGAAAACTGGCCCTTGCTCAGCTGCGCCAGGAGAG ctgccctccacccccaccgGCTATAGATGTGAGCCTGGAGTTAGAGCAGTTGCGGGAAGAACGGAACCGCCTGGATGCAGAACTGCAGCTGAGTGCCCACATCATCCAGCAGGAGGTGGGCCGGGCCCGGGAGCAAG GGGAGGCAGAGCGGCAGAAGCTGAACGAGGTCGcccagcagctggagcaggagcTGCAGCAGACCCAGGAGTCCCTGGCCAGTGTGGGGCTGCAGCTGGAAGCGGCTCGCCAGGGCCAgcaggagagcacagaggaggccGCCAGTCTCCGGCAGGAGCTGACCCAGCAACAGGAGATCTATGGGCAAG CTCTGCAAGAGAAGGTGGCTGAAGTGGAAACTCGCCTGCGGGAACAGctcttagaaacagaaaggagactGAACGAGGCTCGGCGGGAGCATGCCAAGGCCG TGGTCTCCCTGCGTCAAATCCAGCGCAAAGCCGTCAGGGAAAAGGAGCGGAACCAGGAGCTCAGGCGCCTGCAGGATGaggccaggaaggaggaggggctgcGGCTGACACAGCGCCTGCAGGAGCTGGAGAGGGACAAGAACCTCATGCTG GCCACCTTGCAGCAGGAGGGTCTCCTCTCCCGTTACAAGCAGCAGCGACTCTTGGCAGTTCTTCCTTCCCTAATGGAGAAGGGGAAGTCTGTGGagtccagccccaggcccccagagTCTTCAGCACCTGCCCCTCCAGCAGCGGCATTCTCCACCAGGCAGGCCACGAAAG GATCCCTCTGTGTCCTGCTCGATGACCTCCAGGGCCTGAGTGAGACCATTTGCAAAGAGCAAGCCATTCCTCAAGGAGACAACCAGAACTCTCCTGCTTCAGTCTGCTCCTGA